In Nocardia yunnanensis, one DNA window encodes the following:
- a CDS encoding serine hydrolase domain-containing protein — MTTISSAAAAGLPAGVSGTADPRFASAVRTFARLFAGRRGIGGALSVYQHGEPVVDVWAGASDTADTPWSADTGAMIYSASKGVSATVLHRLADRGLLDYAAPVAEYWPEFAANGKARITVAQLLSHRAGLSALPATTAAEVLDHELMQQRLAAAAPDHLLGVPIYHALTIGWLMSGLAHAITGRDMAALYRSEIAEPLGVDGIHLGRPPLGSRTVGAELVGSVKDLAERSIPAPVAALVPRLPRLVRDPLSALYVPGLESIFRGPQPAILATALPAGNAVCTASALARMYSALACDGRVDGRAFLSPVTVRELERVRTYRLDHSLLVPLWHLGYHSLPAARAPRGYGHMGAFGSTGWADPRSGIAVGFVHNRMSLAWSALDQTFAVPLLHLILRAARRPARPAATPLDTAA; from the coding sequence ATGACGACCATCAGCTCCGCCGCCGCAGCCGGACTGCCCGCCGGGGTGAGCGGCACCGCCGACCCCCGATTCGCGTCCGCCGTACGAACTTTCGCCCGCCTGTTCGCCGGCCGCCGCGGGATCGGCGGCGCGCTGTCGGTCTACCAGCACGGCGAGCCGGTCGTCGACGTGTGGGCCGGCGCCTCCGATACCGCCGATACCCCGTGGAGCGCCGACACCGGCGCGATGATCTACTCCGCGTCCAAAGGTGTCTCGGCCACCGTGCTGCACCGGCTGGCCGACCGCGGCCTGCTCGACTACGCCGCACCCGTGGCCGAGTACTGGCCGGAATTCGCCGCCAACGGCAAGGCCCGCATCACCGTCGCGCAGCTGCTCAGCCACCGTGCGGGCCTGTCGGCGCTGCCGGCCACCACCGCCGCCGAGGTGCTCGATCACGAACTCATGCAACAGCGCCTGGCCGCCGCCGCACCCGATCATCTGCTGGGCGTGCCGATCTATCACGCGCTGACCATCGGCTGGCTGATGAGCGGGCTGGCGCACGCGATCACCGGCCGCGACATGGCCGCGCTGTATCGCAGCGAGATCGCCGAACCCCTCGGCGTCGACGGCATCCACCTGGGCCGCCCGCCGCTGGGCTCCCGCACCGTCGGCGCGGAGCTGGTCGGCTCGGTCAAAGACCTTGCCGAACGCAGCATTCCGGCGCCGGTGGCCGCGCTGGTGCCGCGGCTGCCGCGCCTGGTGCGCGACCCGCTGTCGGCGCTGTACGTCCCCGGCCTGGAATCGATCTTCCGCGGTCCGCAGCCCGCCATCCTGGCCACCGCCCTGCCCGCGGGCAACGCCGTGTGCACCGCGAGCGCGCTTGCCAGAATGTACAGCGCCCTGGCCTGCGACGGCCGCGTCGACGGGCGGGCGTTCCTGTCGCCTGTGACCGTGCGCGAACTCGAACGGGTGCGCACCTACCGCCTCGATCACAGCCTGCTGGTTCCCCTGTGGCACTTGGGATATCACAGCCTGCCCGCCGCGCGCGCTCCCCGCGGCTACGGCCACATGGGCGCCTTCGGCTCCACCGGGTGGGCCGACCCGCGCTCGGGCATCGCCGTCGGCTTCGTCCACAACCGGATGTCACTGGCCTGGAGCGCCCTGGACCAAACCTTCGCTGTTCCGTTGCTGCACTTGATCCTGCGGGCTGCCCGCCGCCCTGCCCGGCCCGCGGCCACCCCCCTCGACACCGCCGCCTGA
- a CDS encoding YdeI/OmpD-associated family protein yields MDPVAFADAAAFDAWLAANHAREHGVWILMAKKGSGIASLSEDEAVDVGLCWGWISGQRKGFDAQHYLQKYVPRRPRSHWSQVNVDKVARLTAAGRMRPPGQAEVDAARADGRWAAAYPPQSDFTAPADLVAALAAHPHARAAYHALDRTHQYAIVLELYRARTPTTRAARLAKALAALESS; encoded by the coding sequence ATGGACCCTGTGGCATTCGCGGACGCGGCCGCTTTCGACGCCTGGCTGGCAGCCAATCACGCGCGCGAGCACGGCGTGTGGATCCTGATGGCGAAAAAAGGGTCGGGGATCGCGTCGCTCAGCGAGGACGAGGCGGTCGACGTGGGGTTGTGCTGGGGGTGGATCTCCGGGCAGCGCAAGGGTTTCGACGCCCAGCACTATCTGCAGAAATATGTGCCGCGCCGCCCCCGCAGCCACTGGTCGCAGGTCAATGTCGACAAGGTCGCCCGGCTCACCGCCGCCGGGCGCATGCGCCCGCCCGGACAAGCCGAAGTCGACGCCGCCCGCGCCGACGGCCGATGGGCAGCCGCCTATCCCCCACAATCGGATTTCACCGCCCCCGCGGACCTGGTGGCGGCGCTGGCAGCCCACCCGCACGCCCGCGCCGCCTACCACGCCCTCGACCGCACCCACCAGTACGCGATCGTGCTCGAGCTGTATCGCGCCCGAACCCCGACCACACGGGCCGCACGCCTGGCCAAAGCCCTCGCCGCACTCGAATCCTCTTGA
- a CDS encoding LLM class F420-dependent oxidoreductase, with translation MLAGVVWLLGGMGFDHLGKFGVWQHYSQAGASSARELEELGYGTVWLGGSPPADWEGYEQLLAATESLVVAPSIVNVWASAPETAAESFLRLEEKFPGRFLLGIGAGHREHTDAYTKPYDALTHYLDVLDARGVPQHGRALAALGPRVARLARDRSAGALPYLTVPEHTAELRGILGPEALLAVEHKVVLDTDAVRARGVGRERAGFYLGLTNYVNNLRRFDFDDADLTEPGSDRFVDAVVAHGSATQIAERLAEHARAGADHVAVQVLGDDPQAALRTLAPILAQHLG, from the coding sequence ATGCTGGCCGGGGTTGTGTGGTTGCTGGGCGGTATGGGATTCGACCACTTGGGAAAATTCGGTGTCTGGCAGCACTATTCGCAGGCCGGCGCGAGCTCGGCGCGGGAGCTCGAAGAGCTCGGGTACGGGACGGTGTGGCTGGGCGGGTCGCCGCCGGCGGACTGGGAGGGCTACGAGCAACTGCTGGCCGCCACCGAATCCCTGGTGGTGGCGCCGAGCATCGTGAACGTGTGGGCCAGCGCGCCCGAGACGGCCGCCGAGAGCTTCCTGCGGCTCGAGGAGAAGTTCCCGGGCCGGTTCCTGCTGGGTATCGGGGCCGGCCATCGCGAGCACACCGACGCCTACACCAAACCCTATGACGCGCTGACCCATTACCTGGATGTCCTCGATGCGCGCGGCGTCCCCCAGCACGGGCGCGCCCTGGCCGCGCTGGGTCCGCGGGTGGCGCGGCTGGCCCGCGATCGCAGCGCCGGTGCGCTGCCGTATCTGACCGTGCCCGAACACACCGCCGAACTGCGTGGCATCCTCGGGCCCGAGGCGCTGCTGGCGGTCGAACACAAGGTCGTGCTCGACACCGATGCGGTGCGCGCGCGCGGCGTCGGCCGTGAGCGCGCCGGGTTCTATCTGGGCCTGACCAACTACGTGAACAACCTGCGCCGCTTCGATTTCGACGACGCCGACCTCACCGAACCCGGCAGCGACCGCTTCGTCGACGCCGTCGTCGCCCACGGCAGCGCCACCCAGATCGCCGAACGGCTGGCCGAGCATGCGCGCGCCGGCGCCGACCATGTGGCGGTGCAGGTCCTCGGCGACGACCCGCAGGCAGCGCTGCGCACCCTCGCACCGATCCTGGCGCAGCACCTGGGCTGA
- a CDS encoding TetR/AcrR family transcriptional regulator, whose translation MPAHSDTTATTPAAVSEDTADAPSRRRRLEPDERRAQILSCAIDMFGERPYAAVSTAELAQRAGVARGLINHYFGNKRDLYLAVVRRMVTLPRPEKMQVPAGSTRERVDASVAWLLDTIGEHGSTWVKVTGHEGVGDDPEVQRILDEADYAAADRMVQMMGLSDSLHSGELRALVRCYGGLVKAAGREWIVRGSLTRDQVHHLLADALLTLVTQTFPKVDDTR comes from the coding sequence TTGCCCGCTCACTCTGATACCACCGCCACCACCCCCGCCGCCGTGTCCGAGGACACCGCGGACGCTCCGTCGCGTCGGCGGCGGCTCGAACCCGACGAACGCCGCGCGCAGATCCTGTCGTGTGCGATCGACATGTTCGGCGAACGCCCGTACGCGGCGGTGTCGACCGCGGAACTGGCTCAGCGCGCCGGGGTGGCGCGCGGACTGATCAACCACTACTTCGGCAACAAGCGCGATCTGTATCTGGCGGTGGTGCGGCGCATGGTGACGCTGCCGCGGCCGGAGAAGATGCAGGTGCCCGCCGGCAGCACTCGCGAGCGCGTCGACGCGTCGGTGGCGTGGCTGCTCGACACCATCGGCGAGCACGGCAGCACCTGGGTCAAGGTCACCGGGCACGAGGGCGTGGGCGACGACCCGGAAGTGCAGCGCATCCTCGACGAAGCCGATTACGCCGCGGCCGACCGCATGGTCCAGATGATGGGGCTGTCGGATTCGCTGCATTCGGGCGAATTGCGGGCGCTGGTGCGCTGTTACGGCGGACTGGTCAAGGCCGCCGGGCGCGAATGGATCGTGCGCGGCAGCCTCACCCGCGACCAGGTGCACCATCTACTGGCCGACGCCTTGCTGACCCTGGTCACCCAGACCTTCCCCAAGGTCGACGACACCCGCTGA